The stretch of DNA CCTGTCCGATACACTCGCCGCTCTCCTTTTCCGTGACTGCCCATCTGAAATAGTATCCGCTCTGATAATAGCCTATATATTCATCAAGCAGACCCTTTACAGCTTCCGGTGTCTTGTAGGAAGGCTCGCCGTAATTGTTCTGTACCTCATCATCAGCTACCCAGTTTCTCATCATTGAATCGACATCATCAAAAGTAAACTTTCTGAGAATGAGACGTTCAGTTTCAATGACCTGAGTGCCGCAGCCGGTAATGGCCTTTTTGTCAGGCACTTCCTTTTCCGCACCGTGTTTTCTTATCATGCTTACCGCTTCATCCATTGTAACGCATTTTGCATAACGTCCCGGCCACATTTTTTCGTTGTAGAATTTATAAATGTTTTCGCCGTCAAGATATTCGTTGCCGCGTGTAGTGTTGCACTTTTCCGGAACGATCATTTCAAAGTCATTTTCAAATCCGCTCTTTATGGTCGCATCGATACAGTAATCCGTCATGAGTCCGACTGCCATGACTTTTTTAACATGCTTTACCTGCAGATATCTTAAAAGCCCTGTCGTTCTGTAAAAAGCACTGTTTACGTTCTTGTCAAACACCTTTTCACTGAGTTTCGGTGAAAACTCCTTAAATATTTCAAAATCATCGTCACCTACTGAAAAGCCGGTACCGGGGCCGTCATCATGACGGACAAAAATAACTTCCACGTTATTTTTACGTGCTTCACTGATCAGAGTACCTGTGTTTTTCTTAAACTCATCAAAAGCGTACAGTCTGTCATCTGTGATACCATTCTGAATATCAACTACCAGTAA from Ruminococcus sp. HUN007 encodes:
- a CDS encoding GNAT family N-acetyltransferase; protein product: MVLLVVDIQNGITDDRLYAFDEFKKNTGTLISEARKNNVEVIFVRHDDGPGTGFSVGDDDFEIFKEFSPKLSEKVFDKNVNSAFYRTTGLLRYLQVKHVKKVMAVGLMTDYCIDATIKSGFENDFEMIVPEKCNTTRGNEYLDGENIYKFYNEKMWPGRYAKCVTMDEAVSMIRKHGAEKEVPDKKAITGCGTQVIETERLILRKFTFDDVDSMMRNWVADDEVQNNYGEPSYKTPEAVKGLLDEYIGYYQSGYYFRWAVTEKESGECIGQVAYFLVDPNNHFGEIEYCIGTAYQGKGYATEATRAIIKYGFEKIGFNKIQICARPVNIPSKRVIEKCGFKLDGVLPEYFCINGEYQDRMYFSLLKED